The following are encoded together in the Oreochromis niloticus isolate F11D_XX linkage group LG12, O_niloticus_UMD_NMBU, whole genome shotgun sequence genome:
- the nr5a1a gene encoding steroidogenic factor 1 has protein sequence MLGDKAHGVTLKVMEYTYDEDLEELCPVCGDKVSGYHYGLLTCESCKGFFKRTVQNNKRYTCAENQECKIDKTQRKRCPFCRFQKCLNVGMRLEAVRADRMRGGRNKFGPMYKRDRALKQQKKALIRSNGFKLESTAPPPASPLQADYGFTGTLHTLPTISKSLLPSTPSSITPTDYEANLYGPPSLGMAMQSHVPLTTQYQYTAFPGRAIKAECPDYTSSPETLTGYPYPDMYPSASPQPPSLPPLVLELLRCDPDELVVQNKIVTHLQQEQNGRGRLEKPSTFSLMCRMADQTLFSIVEWARSCIFFKELRVGDQMKLLHNCWSELLVLDHIFRQVQHAKEDSILLVTGQEVELSSILSQAEGTLSSLVQRGQELAARLRVLQVDRREIACLKFLLLFNPNVKLLENQAFVEGVQEQVNAALLEYTLSAYPQFQEKFSQLLVRLPELRSLSTQAEDYLCYMHVSGEVPCNNLLIEMLHAKRACV, from the exons ATGTTGGGAGACAAGGCTCACG GTGTGACTTTAAAGGTGATGGAGTACACATACGACGAGGACCTGGAAGAGCTGTGTCCTGTGTGCGGAGACAAAGTGTCTGGATATCACTACGGCCTGCTCACCTGTGAGAGCTGCAAG GGCTTCTTCAAGAGGACAGTGCAGAACAACAAGAGGTACACGTGTGCGGAAAACCAGGAGTGTAAAATAGACAAGACCCAGAGGAAAAGATGTCCCTTCTGTCGGTTCCAGAAATGCCTCAATGTCGGGATGCGGCTGGAAG CGGTGCGTGCAGACCGCATGCGTGGGGGTAGGAATAAATTTGGCCCCATGTACAAGAGAGACAGGGCCTTGAAACAGCAGAAGAAAGCTTTGATACGATCCAACGGTTTCAAGTTGGAGAGCACGGCTCCTCCGCCAGCCTCTCCTCTGCAGGCAGACTACGGCTTCACTGGCACCTTGCACACCCTTCCCACCATCTCTAAAAGCCTGCTCCCATCCACCCCGAGCTCCATCACTCCCACAGACTACGAGGCTAATCTCTACGGACCCCCGTCTTTGGGTATGGCCATGCAGTCACACGTGCCCCTCACCACCCAGTACCAGTACACAGCCTTTCCCGGAAGGGCAATTAAAGCCGAGTGCCCCGACTACACCAGCTCCCCTGAGACTCTTACAGGATACCCTTACCCAGACATGTACCCCTCAGCCTCGCCGCAACCCCCCAGCCTGCCGCCGCTGGTTCTGGAGCTGCTGCGCTGTGACCCGGACGAGCTGGTCGTCCAGAACAAGATTGTGACTCACCTGCAACAGGAGCAAAACGGCCGGGGTCGGCTGGAAAAGCCCAGCACCTTCAGCCTCATGTGTCGCATGGCAGACCAGACTCTGTTCTCCATAGTGGAGTGGGCTCGGAGCTGCATCTTCTTTAAGGAGCTGAGG GTGGGAGATCAAATGAAGCTGCTTCATAACTGCTGGTCTGAACTGCTGGTCCTGGATCACATTTTCAGACAAGTGCAACACGCAAAGGAAGACAGCATTCTGCTGGTGACCGGCCAGGAG GTGGAGCTGTCATCCATCCTGTCTCAGGCTGAGGGGACACTCTCCAGTCTGGTCCAAAGAGGTCAGGAGCTGGCAGCGAGGCTGCGGGTGCTGCAGGTCGACCGCAGAGAGATCGCCTGTCTGAaattcctcctccttttcaacCCAA ATGTAAAATTGCTGGAGAACCAGGCGTTTGTGGAGGGCGTCCAGGAGCAGGTGAATGCTGCTCTGCTGGAGTACACCCTGTCTGCCTACCCTCAGTTCCAAGAGAAGTTCAGCCAGCTGTTGGTACGGTTGCCGGAGCTGCGCTCCCTCAGCACGCAGGCCGAGGACTACCTATGCTACATGCACGTGAGTGGAGAGGTGCCCTGCAACAACCTGCTGATCGAGATGCTGCACGCTAAGAGGGCGTGTGTGTGA
- the nr5a1a gene encoding steroidogenic factor 1a isoform X1: MNDVSLRKVTEPDETQQRVRSGVTLKVMEYTYDEDLEELCPVCGDKVSGYHYGLLTCESCKGFFKRTVQNNKRYTCAENQECKIDKTQRKRCPFCRFQKCLNVGMRLEAVRADRMRGGRNKFGPMYKRDRALKQQKKALIRSNGFKLESTAPPPASPLQADYGFTGTLHTLPTISKSLLPSTPSSITPTDYEANLYGPPSLGMAMQSHVPLTTQYQYTAFPGRAIKAECPDYTSSPETLTGYPYPDMYPSASPQPPSLPPLVLELLRCDPDELVVQNKIVTHLQQEQNGRGRLEKPSTFSLMCRMADQTLFSIVEWARSCIFFKELRVGDQMKLLHNCWSELLVLDHIFRQVQHAKEDSILLVTGQEVELSSILSQAEGTLSSLVQRGQELAARLRVLQVDRREIACLKFLLLFNPNVKLLENQAFVEGVQEQVNAALLEYTLSAYPQFQEKFSQLLVRLPELRSLSTQAEDYLCYMHVSGEVPCNNLLIEMLHAKRACV, encoded by the exons ATGAACGACGTCAGCTTACGCAAAGTGACTGAACCAGATGAGACTCAGCAGCGAGTCAGATCAG GTGTGACTTTAAAGGTGATGGAGTACACATACGACGAGGACCTGGAAGAGCTGTGTCCTGTGTGCGGAGACAAAGTGTCTGGATATCACTACGGCCTGCTCACCTGTGAGAGCTGCAAG GGCTTCTTCAAGAGGACAGTGCAGAACAACAAGAGGTACACGTGTGCGGAAAACCAGGAGTGTAAAATAGACAAGACCCAGAGGAAAAGATGTCCCTTCTGTCGGTTCCAGAAATGCCTCAATGTCGGGATGCGGCTGGAAG CGGTGCGTGCAGACCGCATGCGTGGGGGTAGGAATAAATTTGGCCCCATGTACAAGAGAGACAGGGCCTTGAAACAGCAGAAGAAAGCTTTGATACGATCCAACGGTTTCAAGTTGGAGAGCACGGCTCCTCCGCCAGCCTCTCCTCTGCAGGCAGACTACGGCTTCACTGGCACCTTGCACACCCTTCCCACCATCTCTAAAAGCCTGCTCCCATCCACCCCGAGCTCCATCACTCCCACAGACTACGAGGCTAATCTCTACGGACCCCCGTCTTTGGGTATGGCCATGCAGTCACACGTGCCCCTCACCACCCAGTACCAGTACACAGCCTTTCCCGGAAGGGCAATTAAAGCCGAGTGCCCCGACTACACCAGCTCCCCTGAGACTCTTACAGGATACCCTTACCCAGACATGTACCCCTCAGCCTCGCCGCAACCCCCCAGCCTGCCGCCGCTGGTTCTGGAGCTGCTGCGCTGTGACCCGGACGAGCTGGTCGTCCAGAACAAGATTGTGACTCACCTGCAACAGGAGCAAAACGGCCGGGGTCGGCTGGAAAAGCCCAGCACCTTCAGCCTCATGTGTCGCATGGCAGACCAGACTCTGTTCTCCATAGTGGAGTGGGCTCGGAGCTGCATCTTCTTTAAGGAGCTGAGG GTGGGAGATCAAATGAAGCTGCTTCATAACTGCTGGTCTGAACTGCTGGTCCTGGATCACATTTTCAGACAAGTGCAACACGCAAAGGAAGACAGCATTCTGCTGGTGACCGGCCAGGAG GTGGAGCTGTCATCCATCCTGTCTCAGGCTGAGGGGACACTCTCCAGTCTGGTCCAAAGAGGTCAGGAGCTGGCAGCGAGGCTGCGGGTGCTGCAGGTCGACCGCAGAGAGATCGCCTGTCTGAaattcctcctccttttcaacCCAA ATGTAAAATTGCTGGAGAACCAGGCGTTTGTGGAGGGCGTCCAGGAGCAGGTGAATGCTGCTCTGCTGGAGTACACCCTGTCTGCCTACCCTCAGTTCCAAGAGAAGTTCAGCCAGCTGTTGGTACGGTTGCCGGAGCTGCGCTCCCTCAGCACGCAGGCCGAGGACTACCTATGCTACATGCACGTGAGTGGAGAGGTGCCCTGCAACAACCTGCTGATCGAGATGCTGCACGCTAAGAGGGCGTGTGTGTGA